ATTCGCTGAACCAGAGATTCTGGTTCTCGTTATTGCTCAAGTAAGTGAACGTCACTTTGACCTCCTTCGCCAAGTCGCGAAGCGTCAGATTCTTCGCCTGTCGTAGCTCGCGAACCCGGTTACCGAAACTCATGGGGTGTTCCTCCTTGCAGCCACCATC
The Pirellulales bacterium DNA segment above includes these coding regions:
- a CDS encoding helix-turn-helix transcriptional regulator, which produces MSFGNRVRELRQAKNLTLRDLAKEVKVTFTYLSNNENQNLWFSEFSSDELIVRLAGVLNADQNQLLLLAEKTPTHFE